The Fictibacillus arsenicus genome contains a region encoding:
- a CDS encoding MerR family transcriptional regulator, producing the protein MEYTVQKLGLLAGVSTRTLRYYDEIGILKPARINSSGYRIYGQSEVDKLQQILFYKELGLHLDKIKDIVNSPSFNAAKALSEHREQLLDKRVQLDRLIANVEKTINFNEGRIMMTDKEKFEGFKQKMVEDNENKYGKEIREKYGDDAVNKSNKKVLNMTQSEHDEVTKLSEDLHTTLAEAFKTGDPAGELAQKAADLHKQWLIYYWSEYSKEAHAGLAQMYVDDERFTAYYDKEQPGTAEFLRDAIYIYTGMKQ; encoded by the coding sequence ATGGAATATACCGTACAAAAGCTGGGCTTGCTGGCTGGAGTCAGTACCCGTACATTGCGTTATTATGATGAGATTGGAATTCTTAAGCCGGCAAGAATCAACTCATCTGGATATCGCATCTATGGGCAGTCAGAGGTCGATAAGCTTCAGCAAATTCTATTTTACAAGGAACTAGGACTCCATTTAGACAAAATAAAAGATATAGTAAACTCTCCTTCTTTTAATGCTGCCAAAGCTCTAAGCGAACACCGGGAACAGCTCCTCGACAAAAGAGTACAGTTAGACAGATTAATCGCCAATGTAGAAAAAACGATTAATTTTAACGAAGGGAGAATTATGATGACAGATAAAGAAAAATTTGAAGGTTTCAAACAAAAAATGGTGGAAGATAATGAAAACAAATACGGTAAAGAAATCCGTGAGAAATATGGAGACGATGCGGTAAACAAATCTAACAAAAAAGTTTTGAATATGACTCAAAGTGAGCATGATGAAGTAACTAAACTTAGTGAAGATCTGCATACTACATTAGCGGAAGCATTTAAAACCGGAGACCCTGCTGGTGAGCTGGCTCAAAAAGCAGCTGATCTGCATAAGCAATGGCTGATCTATTATTGGAGTGAATACAGCAAGGAGGCACATGCAGGGCTTGCACAAATGTACGTGGATGACGAAAGATTTACTGCCTATTATGATAAAGAACAGCCAGGAACAGCAGAATTTTTAAGAGATGCTATCTACATTTACACGGGCATGAAGCAGTAA
- a CDS encoding GtrA family protein, translating into MNHIISTFENFLKPTNSFLKFVIVGVINTCIGLSVIFILINIFHIGYWPATFIGNAAGAAISYILNRKFTFQSKTSIGRSSIRFLTVILISYFGAYSLSDQIINTAFQHADLQIITNKEASVLLGSCLYTFANYLGQKYFVFTR; encoded by the coding sequence ATGAATCATATAATCTCAACCTTCGAAAACTTCCTGAAACCAACTAATTCATTTTTAAAGTTCGTCATAGTTGGAGTAATAAATACGTGTATTGGGCTTTCCGTTATCTTTATATTAATAAATATATTTCATATTGGGTATTGGCCAGCAACTTTTATAGGCAATGCGGCAGGTGCTGCTATTAGTTATATTTTGAATCGGAAATTCACATTTCAAAGTAAAACATCGATAGGACGCAGCAGTATCAGGTTTTTGACAGTCATTCTGATTTCTTATTTTGGGGCATATAGCCTGAGTGATCAAATTATAAACACTGCATTTCAGCATGCAGATCTTCAAATTATTACTAATAAAGAAGCATCTGTTTTATTGGGTTCTTGTTTATATACTTTTGCTAATTATTTGGGGCAAAAATATTTTGTTTTTACCCGTTGA
- a CDS encoding DUF6454 family protein: MKKIMLTLAVAATIGSVTTAYANPDVLQLSSDGNQFEERFKQLSRDTAWEQKNKVDLQFNTYHPQGMTKIGNLFYMSSVEIIEKPVKYEQPLNGYDRSAGKGIGHLFVFNNEGKLLKDIELGEGNMYHPGGIAFDGESIWVSVAEYRPDSESIIYKVDPKTMKSKEMFRTNDHIGGILRDGKKGNLKAVSWGSRTFYEFNQKGKIVSKSKNPSHFIDYQDCEGAGENMICSGITELPQNETISAKYELGGLALLNKKTMKIEHELPISLFSAQGHTATRNPVYVENRDQEFKLYAVPDDDKSSMLVYEAK; this comes from the coding sequence ATGAAAAAAATAATGCTTACACTAGCAGTTGCTGCCACGATTGGCTCAGTTACCACGGCATATGCAAATCCTGATGTTCTTCAATTAAGTTCGGACGGAAACCAATTTGAAGAAAGATTTAAGCAGCTTTCCCGTGATACGGCTTGGGAACAGAAAAATAAGGTTGATTTGCAGTTTAACACTTATCATCCGCAAGGAATGACCAAGATTGGGAACTTATTCTATATGTCTTCCGTTGAAATCATTGAAAAACCTGTGAAATACGAGCAGCCTCTTAATGGTTATGACCGTTCTGCAGGGAAAGGAATCGGCCACCTTTTCGTTTTCAATAATGAAGGGAAGCTTTTAAAAGATATTGAGCTTGGTGAAGGGAATATGTACCATCCTGGAGGCATTGCTTTCGATGGAGAGTCTATTTGGGTATCTGTTGCCGAATATCGACCTGACAGTGAATCCATCATTTATAAAGTGGATCCTAAAACGATGAAATCAAAGGAAATGTTTAGAACGAATGATCACATCGGTGGAATATTACGCGACGGCAAGAAAGGAAACCTCAAGGCTGTAAGCTGGGGTTCAAGAACTTTTTACGAGTTTAATCAAAAAGGGAAAATAGTAAGCAAATCCAAAAATCCAAGTCACTTTATTGACTACCAGGATTGTGAGGGTGCAGGGGAAAATATGATTTGCAGCGGAATCACAGAACTTCCGCAGAATGAAACTATTTCTGCAAAATATGAATTAGGCGGATTAGCTTTATTAAATAAGAAAACAATGAAAATTGAACATGAACTTCCAATTTCGCTATTTTCAGCTCAAGGGCACACTGCTACACGTAATCCTGTTTATGTAGAAAATAGAGATCAAGAATTTAAATTATATGCTGTACCGGATGATGACAAGTCTTCAATGCTTGTTTATGAAGCAAAATAA
- a CDS encoding acyltransferase — protein sequence MERIYSIDFIKFFAIFAVVIIHIFPLDGFTGYFIIDNIARFAVPFFFAASGYFFAQKMIQKDTSFFHLKSYIDKLMKIYFVWFIFYAIYDVLLILLKGNDIKENLNKYFDKFTLLNLFYYGKGTSGYQLWFLTALIWSTIIVYIFIRYKKINVLFVLSLILNLIGLLGQAYTMFLDLPVSTTRDALFFGLFYTTLGVVFAVNIHLKKLRKISGITYLGLAIICTFIQVMEGYLLDKVLDGSHGEYFFSTILVTAFLFFFALNNGKVGKRMWITKVGGNALGIYIIHVFFLDLINNVLKYLDIKQLLSENLIWNVFYTLFIFIISYYAYQSLQIVKSELKE from the coding sequence ATGGAGCGGATTTATTCAATAGACTTTATTAAGTTTTTTGCCATATTTGCAGTAGTTATAATACATATTTTCCCATTAGATGGTTTTACAGGATATTTTATTATTGATAATATCGCCAGGTTCGCTGTACCTTTTTTCTTTGCTGCTTCAGGTTATTTCTTTGCACAGAAAATGATTCAAAAGGATACATCATTTTTCCATTTGAAAAGCTATATAGATAAGCTGATGAAGATTTATTTTGTCTGGTTTATCTTTTATGCCATATATGATGTTCTGCTGATACTTCTTAAGGGCAATGATATAAAGGAAAATCTTAATAAATACTTTGATAAATTTACGCTATTAAACTTATTTTATTATGGTAAAGGAACAAGCGGTTATCAGCTGTGGTTCCTAACGGCGTTAATTTGGAGCACTATCATTGTTTATATTTTCATTAGATATAAAAAAATAAATGTTTTGTTTGTTCTAAGTTTGATTTTAAACCTGATCGGTCTTTTAGGACAGGCATATACAATGTTCTTAGACCTTCCTGTAAGTACAACACGAGATGCTCTCTTCTTTGGTTTGTTTTATACGACATTAGGGGTGGTTTTTGCAGTTAACATACACTTAAAAAAACTAAGGAAAATAAGCGGAATAACCTATCTCGGTTTAGCAATAATCTGTACCTTTATTCAAGTAATGGAAGGATATTTGTTAGACAAAGTATTGGATGGCAGCCATGGTGAATACTTTTTCTCAACGATTCTTGTTACTGCTTTTCTATTCTTCTTTGCTCTGAACAATGGAAAGGTTGGCAAAAGAATGTGGATTACAAAAGTTGGCGGTAACGCGCTTGGTATCTATATTATCCATGTGTTTTTCTTGGACCTGATTAATAACGTATTAAAATATTTAGACATTAAACAGTTGCTATCAGAGAATTTAATCTGGAACGTATTTTATACCCTTTTTATTTTTATTATCTCGTATTACGCCTATCAATCTCTTCAGATCGTTAAATCGGAATTAAAAGAATAA
- a CDS encoding alanyl-tRNA editing protein, with translation MTKKIYYSSPYTKEWETIIRKSFTKENQCFVVLEETAFYPTGGGQPHDTGTINGVEVLDVFTDETGEVVHMTERMPETTHAFCSLNWRRRFEHMQHHSGQHLLSAVCYTLYNAKTVSFHLGLDYATIDLNLTELNPSQMEKIEQTANEEIYRNRKIHTYYVTSEELAELPLLKMPKVTENIQIVEIEGIEYNACGGTHVLRTGEIGIIKLIKAEKQKGMIKLYFKCGLRALQDFNESHQILGKIAAKFNTGRYEVIGRIEKWEEERKRLESELAKVKEENNAYVAKELLLKKEEDFLFHVFDNKSFNEIKELAIKIAQEHNLFILFAATEENKVILVHNGTENFSCGKFLKEHLGSFNGKGGGNDKTAQAGFPSKEDTVNFFEFAKQEIFQ, from the coding sequence ATGACGAAAAAAATATACTACTCTTCACCATATACAAAAGAATGGGAAACAATCATAAGGAAATCATTCACAAAAGAGAATCAATGTTTTGTGGTCTTAGAAGAAACAGCTTTTTATCCAACGGGTGGCGGGCAGCCTCACGACACGGGAACGATAAACGGTGTTGAGGTATTAGATGTTTTCACTGATGAAACAGGTGAAGTCGTTCATATGACAGAGAGGATGCCAGAGACCACACATGCTTTCTGTTCATTAAACTGGAGAAGAAGGTTCGAACACATGCAGCATCATAGCGGACAACATCTATTGTCAGCAGTATGCTACACACTTTATAACGCAAAAACTGTGAGTTTTCACCTTGGCCTAGATTATGCAACGATTGATCTTAATCTAACTGAACTTAACCCTTCACAAATGGAGAAAATAGAACAAACCGCGAATGAGGAAATATATCGTAATAGAAAAATACATACTTATTATGTAACGAGTGAGGAATTAGCTGAACTGCCTCTCCTAAAAATGCCAAAAGTGACAGAGAATATTCAAATCGTAGAGATTGAAGGCATAGAGTACAATGCATGTGGCGGAACTCACGTTTTAAGAACCGGCGAGATTGGAATTATCAAGTTAATTAAAGCAGAAAAACAAAAAGGAATGATAAAACTCTATTTCAAATGTGGGTTACGGGCACTTCAAGATTTCAATGAAAGCCACCAAATTTTAGGGAAGATAGCGGCAAAATTTAATACAGGACGTTATGAAGTAATAGGCAGGATTGAAAAGTGGGAAGAAGAAAGGAAGAGGTTGGAATCAGAACTTGCAAAAGTCAAAGAAGAAAATAATGCTTACGTTGCAAAAGAACTCCTTTTAAAGAAAGAAGAAGATTTTCTTTTTCATGTTTTTGATAACAAGTCGTTTAATGAAATAAAAGAACTTGCCATTAAAATTGCACAAGAACATAATTTGTTTATTTTATTTGCTGCAACAGAGGAAAACAAAGTGATTCTTGTCCATAATGGAACTGAAAATTTTTCCTGCGGGAAGTTCTTGAAAGAACATTTAGGATCTTTTAATGGAAAAGGCGGAGGTAATGATAAAACCGCACAAGCAGGGTTTCCATCAAAGGAAGATACAGTGAATTTTTTTGAATTTGCTAAACAAGAAATATTCCAATAA
- a CDS encoding aminoglycoside 6-adenylyltransferase: MGFTAKFDERDLKLPLVLEKINQAISTDLTEDPNVLAFFYGGSVAKGNVDLYSDLDLRIVVKNEHFEEYRRNKKERAKRWGEILFYEDFPWAAHSVAHYTDFVKVDSFYYKKDDLKPSLYLKEETKIIYDPHKIVEKVLHESKTLSYQLTEEEFEIWRGKFFAHMHEVYRRVKRGELYYALSSLDMLRWSIAAGWDMEADRNPNQMGVWSKYEGKRSDFDRQQLSLLESWHSDRNPARILAVMALIIPEFKRLHSSLCNKLSIEENAAWIDEIIKKVI, encoded by the coding sequence GTGGGATTTACTGCTAAATTTGATGAAAGAGACTTAAAGCTTCCATTGGTATTAGAGAAAATTAATCAAGCAATCTCAACTGACCTGACGGAAGATCCAAATGTACTAGCCTTCTTTTATGGAGGGTCTGTTGCAAAAGGGAATGTGGATCTATATTCCGATTTAGATCTCCGAATTGTGGTGAAAAATGAACACTTCGAAGAATATAGACGAAACAAAAAGGAAAGAGCAAAAAGGTGGGGAGAGATTCTTTTTTACGAAGATTTCCCTTGGGCTGCCCATTCAGTTGCTCATTACACTGATTTTGTTAAAGTAGATTCCTTTTATTATAAGAAAGATGACTTGAAACCGTCTCTATATTTAAAAGAGGAAACCAAAATTATTTATGATCCTCATAAAATTGTGGAGAAAGTCTTACATGAGTCCAAAACTTTATCATATCAATTAACAGAAGAGGAGTTTGAGATATGGCGGGGTAAGTTCTTTGCCCATATGCATGAAGTGTATAGAAGGGTAAAGAGAGGAGAATTATATTACGCCTTGAGCTCTCTTGATATGCTGCGGTGGTCGATTGCTGCAGGATGGGATATGGAAGCGGACAGAAATCCTAACCAAATGGGAGTCTGGTCTAAATATGAAGGGAAAAGAAGCGATTTCGATCGCCAACAATTATCCCTTTTGGAAAGCTGGCATAGCGACCGGAATCCCGCTCGGATATTGGCTGTAATGGCATTAATCATTCCAGAATTTAAGAGGCTGCATTCAAGTCTTTGTAACAAATTATCGATAGAAGAAAATGCCGCATGGATTGATGAAATTATCAAAAAGGTCATCTGA
- a CDS encoding glycosyltransferase — MKQPALTIVVPCYNEEEVLPITIDALDVLLKRMISEELISDDSKLLFVDDGSKDQTWAIIHKEGLRNDNVRGLKLAGNVGHQNALLAGLFTAKETSDCVLSIDADLQDDISVIPQFIEHFNKGCDIVYGVRKKRDCDTFFKRNTAEFFYKFMNKMGVNLVYNHADFRLMSKRALIELEKFEEVNMFLRGIVPLIGYESSSVYYDRKERLAGETKYPLKKMLYFAFDGITSFSVTPIRFVLLTGLISFFVSLLFGVYFLALKFIGNTETGWTSLITSIWLIGGLQLIGIGLIGEYIGKIYKESKKRPKYIVETDSNHLPKPLQLKNTQRAKDESYNLNLRKLPETN, encoded by the coding sequence ATGAAACAGCCAGCTTTAACAATTGTTGTTCCTTGCTACAACGAGGAAGAAGTATTGCCAATTACGATAGATGCCCTTGATGTTCTGCTTAAAAGAATGATATCGGAGGAACTGATTTCCGATGATAGCAAGCTGTTATTTGTAGATGATGGCAGCAAGGATCAAACATGGGCCATTATTCATAAAGAAGGTTTAAGAAATGATAATGTCAGGGGTTTAAAGCTAGCAGGAAATGTAGGACATCAAAACGCCTTGCTTGCTGGACTTTTTACAGCAAAGGAAACTTCAGACTGTGTTTTATCAATTGATGCTGATCTACAAGACGATATTTCAGTAATACCTCAATTTATTGAGCACTTCAATAAAGGCTGTGATATTGTCTATGGCGTTAGAAAAAAGCGAGACTGCGATACATTTTTTAAACGTAATACAGCTGAATTCTTTTATAAGTTCATGAACAAAATGGGTGTAAATCTCGTTTATAATCATGCGGATTTTCGATTGATGAGTAAAAGAGCTTTAATTGAATTGGAAAAGTTCGAGGAAGTAAATATGTTCTTAAGAGGTATTGTACCACTTATCGGATATGAGTCTTCTTCCGTTTATTATGACCGTAAGGAAAGACTGGCTGGAGAAACAAAGTACCCGCTTAAAAAGATGCTTTATTTTGCCTTTGACGGCATTACTTCATTTTCTGTAACTCCTATTCGTTTTGTCCTCCTGACAGGATTGATTTCTTTTTTTGTAAGCTTGTTGTTTGGTGTTTATTTCTTAGCCTTAAAGTTTATCGGAAATACAGAAACCGGATGGACATCCCTTATTACATCCATCTGGCTGATCGGAGGGCTTCAGCTTATTGGCATCGGATTAATTGGCGAATATATCGGTAAAATCTACAAAGAATCAAAGAAGCGCCCTAAGTATATCGTTGAAACTGACTCAAATCATCTTCCAAAGCCGCTTCAACTAAAAAATACACAGAGAGCTAAAGATGAATCATATAATCTCAACCTTCGAAAACTTCCTGAAACCAACTAA
- a CDS encoding MFS transporter, whose translation MPKITMGMLFRNKVIRTILFSVFFLQIGIWVRNYSILLYVIEKTNENPIAVSLISVAEFAPIFLFSFIGGTFADRWKPKKTMIWCDLLSAVSIFAVLLTLLFGSWKIIFFATLVSSILSQFSQPSGMKLFKIHVPEAMVQIGMSMYQTLFAVFMILGPILGTYIYQQFGINAAIGIMGIAFVLSAVILTLLPPDQEVEEQEEKSSIWHEMKEGFSYVLSKRTLTLLGACFALAGLALGLTQPLTVFLVTEQLGLPKEQLQWLMAAFGTGMILGGGLTIGIASKIKPQVLLSFGLGASALGFFIMGISTEFWLTLTAEFLSGLFMPCIHIGINTLILQGTEQKFIGRVNGILNPLFMGAMVLTMSITGWLKETFSLIVMFEGAAILFAFGILTMVPLMKRSPIVQNEVQNS comes from the coding sequence ATGCCCAAAATTACAATGGGTATGCTTTTTAGGAACAAAGTTATACGTACAATATTATTTTCAGTGTTTTTTCTTCAAATCGGCATTTGGGTTCGTAACTACTCCATTCTTTTGTATGTCATTGAAAAAACAAATGAGAATCCAATCGCGGTGTCATTAATATCTGTTGCAGAATTCGCACCAATCTTTTTATTCTCTTTTATAGGCGGAACATTTGCAGATCGATGGAAACCGAAAAAGACAATGATATGGTGTGACCTGCTAAGTGCAGTTTCCATTTTCGCCGTGTTGCTTACTCTGTTATTTGGAAGCTGGAAGATCATCTTTTTTGCGACTCTTGTTTCATCTATATTGTCACAGTTCTCACAGCCATCGGGAATGAAATTGTTTAAGATACATGTACCAGAAGCGATGGTTCAAATAGGTATGTCCATGTATCAGACTCTATTTGCGGTATTTATGATTCTTGGACCAATTCTTGGAACGTACATTTATCAGCAGTTTGGTATTAATGCAGCAATAGGTATTATGGGAATAGCTTTTGTTTTATCTGCTGTCATCCTAACTTTATTGCCTCCTGATCAAGAGGTAGAAGAGCAAGAGGAGAAATCGTCCATCTGGCATGAAATGAAGGAGGGCTTCAGTTATGTATTAAGCAAACGTACCTTAACCCTCCTTGGAGCCTGTTTTGCTTTAGCAGGTCTGGCATTAGGATTAACACAGCCGTTAACCGTATTTTTAGTTACCGAGCAGTTAGGACTCCCTAAAGAACAGCTTCAATGGCTGATGGCAGCATTCGGAACCGGAATGATTCTCGGCGGAGGCTTAACGATTGGAATAGCAAGTAAAATAAAGCCACAAGTTTTGTTGTCATTTGGATTAGGGGCAAGTGCTTTAGGATTCTTCATTATGGGAATTTCTACAGAATTCTGGCTGACTCTAACTGCCGAGTTTTTAAGCGGTCTGTTTATGCCTTGTATCCACATAGGAATAAATACACTTATTTTACAGGGTACTGAACAAAAGTTTATTGGAAGAGTAAATGGCATCTTAAATCCATTATTCATGGGTGCAATGGTACTGACAATGTCAATCACGGGATGGCTGAAAGAAACCTTCTCATTAATTGTGATGTTTGAAGGAGCAGCTATTTTGTTTGCATTCGGAATCTTGACAATGGTTCCTCTTATGAAAAGAAGTCCAATTGTTCAAAATGAGGTGCAAAATTCGTAA
- a CDS encoding DUF6044 family protein, protein MSFKKIASNEQKLLYIALSIILLYLSPLFILGENAHIRVHDNLDSNLAWYKVLKESGQIFGGVHSTIPQIINGLPRNALGTEFSGIVWLHAIFPTMIAYAISQSITRFFAFVGMYLLLKKHFLHEKKYAVITIGTALAFALTPFWPSGMLSTLGMPLALWAFLNIRNGEKGWKNYLVLALLPFYSSFVLGFFFFLFAMGIFWLTDVLRKKGWNWSFFFSILFMTSVFMLVEYRLVYSFIYDDEPNTRDEYFHARLPFWWVTRLTFKNFVLGHTHVMTVHGLFILLVTILALIVVIWKRLWQQEKVFVFLLALNFILSAWYAFWFYKGWLPLTERFHFMDTFNFARFHFLRPLVIYMGFALGLKIIWDYNTLKNTIPYFILGQIVLLCLFNDEFIYRKKPTVKEFYAEELFQDIEKYIDRPLDSYRVASIGIHPAIAQYNGFYTLDTYNNFYPLTYKYAFREIMDKELAKNKRLRTYYDEWGGRCYIFTDQLGKHYMFKKNSSETLKNLQLNIEPFKQLGGEYIFSALPIENAAEIKLELENVFESDTAAWKIYLYKAM, encoded by the coding sequence ATGTCATTTAAAAAGATTGCTTCCAATGAACAAAAATTGCTTTACATTGCACTTTCAATTATTCTTCTCTATTTATCACCTTTATTCATTTTAGGTGAAAATGCACATATTCGTGTTCATGATAACCTTGATTCAAATCTCGCCTGGTATAAAGTTTTAAAAGAAAGCGGACAGATATTTGGCGGGGTACATTCAACGATTCCTCAGATTATTAACGGACTTCCCCGGAACGCACTTGGAACAGAATTTAGCGGTATTGTCTGGCTTCACGCGATTTTCCCGACAATGATTGCTTATGCAATAAGTCAAAGCATAACAAGGTTTTTTGCTTTTGTAGGCATGTATTTATTATTAAAAAAACATTTCTTACACGAGAAAAAGTATGCAGTGATCACGATTGGTACTGCCCTGGCTTTTGCTCTCACTCCATTTTGGCCATCCGGGATGCTAAGCACACTTGGTATGCCATTAGCATTATGGGCATTCTTAAATATTCGTAATGGTGAAAAAGGGTGGAAGAACTATTTGGTTCTTGCTCTTTTGCCCTTTTATTCGAGTTTTGTTTTAGGCTTTTTCTTCTTTTTATTTGCAATGGGTATTTTTTGGCTTACAGATGTACTGCGTAAAAAGGGCTGGAATTGGTCTTTCTTTTTTTCAATCTTGTTTATGACTTCCGTATTTATGTTAGTTGAATATCGATTAGTTTACTCGTTTATTTATGACGATGAACCGAATACAAGGGACGAGTATTTTCATGCAAGATTGCCATTTTGGTGGGTGACCAGGCTTACGTTTAAGAACTTTGTACTTGGTCATACTCATGTCATGACTGTTCATGGTTTGTTTATTTTGCTGGTTACCATACTCGCTTTGATAGTAGTCATTTGGAAAAGGCTGTGGCAGCAGGAAAAAGTTTTTGTATTCCTGTTAGCACTAAATTTTATTCTATCAGCATGGTATGCGTTTTGGTTTTATAAAGGGTGGCTTCCATTAACCGAAAGATTTCATTTTATGGATACTTTTAATTTTGCGAGGTTTCACTTTTTACGTCCTTTAGTGATTTATATGGGGTTTGCTTTGGGTCTTAAAATTATTTGGGACTATAATACACTTAAAAATACTATTCCTTATTTTATCTTAGGACAGATTGTATTGTTATGTTTGTTTAACGACGAGTTTATTTATCGTAAAAAACCTACAGTAAAAGAATTTTATGCTGAAGAACTCTTCCAAGACATAGAAAAATATATTGACCGTCCTTTGGATAGCTACAGGGTCGCAAGTATAGGAATACATCCAGCCATCGCACAATACAACGGATTTTACACACTGGATACCTATAACAATTTCTATCCATTAACATACAAATACGCCTTTCGGGAAATAATGGATAAAGAATTAGCAAAAAATAAGCGGCTGCGCACCTACTATGATGAGTGGGGAGGACGCTGTTACATATTTACAGACCAGTTAGGCAAGCATTATATGTTCAAAAAGAACTCCAGTGAAACGTTAAAGAACCTGCAGCTTAATATAGAACCTTTCAAACAGCTTGGGGGAGAATATATTTTTTCAGCGCTTCCTATAGAAAATGCTGCTGAAATAAAGCTGGAGTTAGAAAACGTTTTTGAATCCGATACGGCCGCATGGAAAATCTATTTATATAAAGCAATGTAA
- a CDS encoding phosphodiester glycosidase family protein, which yields MKKLIKASNITLAALMLLTFPSFAENASIVKTAEADTQSPFEDIEYQNSQKLQKGIKYSRIVYGKASQEADYMVNIDFFTEKEEADKLREELASLGYSSFIKTINERAQDDPEQTPLGYLVRIGPYQEESEAKFTKEELVSKGYNDSKVIFTDEDGEATTGPWTVNVLEINPNTFKGKITPVIANGKIPDKETLTSMSKRINAIGGINGGYFVMGSKDGTEGDLAGVSMVEGKLTSEAVNGRSSFIINEKNNASISTVNTKIHLASSDGAKKEIDGLNRTPGLIRGCGGIGDNETIQPKHDFTCSDPSELIEYSSAFGIKTPSGDGAEAVINNKGIVTDIRESRGGTIPFGSTVVAGTGEGADWIKEHIKTDEKVEVKKKTIAKDSNISIGEGSGIINGGPRLLQNGQIDIPSTAEGFHQPDNPEFFYQFGQRRHPRTVAGIKSDGTILFVTIDGRKPGFSVGANFKESAQLLKSLGAVDAVNLDGGGSTTMTVHQKMVSSPSDPTGERPIGDGILLLPQ from the coding sequence ATGAAGAAGTTAATAAAAGCTTCAAATATAACACTCGCGGCACTAATGCTGCTTACTTTCCCATCTTTTGCAGAAAATGCCTCAATAGTAAAAACTGCAGAAGCTGATACACAATCACCTTTTGAAGACATTGAATATCAAAACTCTCAAAAATTACAAAAAGGGATCAAATATTCGCGAATTGTTTATGGAAAAGCAAGTCAGGAAGCGGACTACATGGTAAACATAGATTTTTTTACTGAAAAAGAAGAAGCCGACAAATTGAGAGAGGAACTAGCCTCTCTAGGCTATTCCTCCTTCATTAAAACCATTAACGAAAGAGCCCAAGATGATCCAGAACAAACGCCACTCGGATATTTAGTAAGAATTGGTCCTTACCAAGAAGAGTCAGAAGCTAAGTTCACAAAGGAAGAACTCGTATCTAAAGGCTATAACGATTCTAAGGTTATTTTTACTGATGAAGACGGAGAAGCTACCACTGGACCTTGGACTGTTAATGTGCTCGAAATTAACCCTAATACTTTTAAAGGAAAAATCACTCCTGTTATTGCAAATGGTAAAATCCCTGACAAAGAAACACTAACTAGTATGTCTAAGAGAATAAATGCAATTGGCGGTATTAATGGCGGATATTTTGTAATGGGGTCTAAAGATGGAACAGAAGGTGATCTTGCAGGCGTTTCAATGGTAGAAGGCAAGCTTACTAGTGAAGCTGTGAATGGACGTTCAAGTTTTATTATTAATGAGAAAAACAACGCATCTATATCCACTGTTAATACTAAGATTCATTTAGCATCATCTGATGGCGCCAAAAAAGAAATTGACGGACTAAACCGCACTCCTGGATTGATAAGAGGATGCGGTGGAATCGGAGATAATGAAACAATTCAGCCAAAACATGATTTCACTTGTTCAGATCCAAGTGAACTGATTGAGTATTCCTCAGCTTTCGGTATAAAAACTCCTTCAGGCGACGGTGCTGAAGCCGTAATTAATAACAAAGGGATAGTCACTGATATAAGAGAGTCCAGAGGAGGAACAATTCCTTTTGGCAGTACAGTTGTAGCTGGTACGGGGGAAGGCGCTGACTGGATAAAAGAACATATAAAAACTGATGAAAAAGTCGAAGTTAAGAAAAAAACAATTGCAAAGGATTCCAATATTTCTATTGGTGAAGGATCAGGAATTATTAATGGCGGACCACGGCTATTACAAAACGGTCAAATTGATATTCCTTCGACTGCAGAAGGATTTCACCAGCCTGATAATCCAGAATTCTTTTATCAGTTCGGTCAAAGACGTCATCCTCGTACTGTTGCAGGAATAAAAAGTGATGGCACAATTCTATTTGTTACGATTGATGGCAGAAAACCAGGTTTTAGTGTAGGGGCAAATTTTAAAGAAAGTGCCCAGCTTCTTAAATCTTTAGGTGCAGTTGATGCAGTCAATCTTGACGGGGGCGGTTCTACAACAATGACAGTGCATCAAAAAATGGTAAGCTCTCCGTCTGATCCAACCGGTGAACGTCCTATAGGCGACGGTATTTTGTTATTACCACAATAA